Proteins from a genomic interval of Mycobacterium conspicuum:
- a CDS encoding NmrA family NAD(P)-binding protein: MTIVITGATGNVGRPLVAELAAAGAPVRAVTRTPKTARFPAGVEVVGSAAEALSGASAVFLNSRALGEALPVFVAECVRAGVTKLVALSAINADDDFSLQPSRFRGDRNKEVESLAMDSGLSWVSLRPSAFATNFAGMWSAQIRAGDVVTGPYAQASSAPIVESDISAVAARALLTDELVGQRVTLTGPQALTNSELTEVIGAVLGRALRYQEAPPDVVRQRFIGLGFPAEFADAYIKMLAETLDQPALVTSDVEKILGRPALSFAHWVAEHRAVFTEKMGA, encoded by the coding sequence ATGACGATCGTGATCACCGGGGCGACCGGTAACGTCGGCCGCCCGCTCGTCGCAGAACTCGCCGCCGCGGGCGCACCGGTGCGGGCCGTCACCCGCACGCCGAAGACCGCTCGGTTTCCCGCTGGCGTCGAAGTCGTCGGCTCGGCAGCCGAAGCATTGTCCGGCGCATCGGCGGTGTTCCTCAATTCCCGGGCCCTGGGTGAAGCGCTGCCGGTCTTCGTAGCCGAGTGCGTCCGTGCCGGGGTCACCAAACTGGTTGCGTTGTCGGCCATCAACGCCGACGACGACTTCTCGTTGCAGCCGTCACGCTTCCGCGGCGACCGCAACAAGGAGGTCGAAAGCTTGGCGATGGATTCCGGCCTGTCTTGGGTTAGCCTGCGGCCCAGCGCTTTTGCGACGAACTTCGCGGGCATGTGGTCCGCTCAGATCCGGGCCGGCGATGTGGTGACCGGACCCTACGCCCAGGCATCCAGCGCGCCGATCGTCGAGAGCGACATCTCGGCGGTCGCGGCCCGCGCGCTGCTCACCGATGAGCTTGTGGGCCAACGGGTTACGCTGACCGGTCCGCAGGCATTGACCAACAGCGAGCTCACGGAAGTGATCGGCGCCGTGCTGGGGCGCGCGCTGCGCTACCAGGAGGCGCCGCCGGATGTCGTCCGGCAGCGGTTCATCGGCCTGGGCTTCCCAGCCGAGTTCGCCGACGCGTATATAAAGATGCTCGCCGAGACGCTGGACCAGCCCGCCCTGGTCACCTCCGACGTGGAGAAAATCCTTGGCCGCCCGGCACTTTCGTTCGCGCACTGGGTTGCCGAGCACCGTGCGGTGTTCACCGAGAAGATGGGAGCCTGA
- the sigI gene encoding RNA polymerase sigma factor SigI has translation MQQPPSDQISEAWRRHRPYLINLGYQILGDVGDAEDVAQEAFLRLSRTEPDEIDDVRGWLTVVTSRLCLDQVRSARARYERPTDTGQQALIDESPRADPADRVTLDDEVRAALLEVLRRLSPGERVAFVLHDVFGVPFDTIADTVGRPVGTCRQLARRARAKFTGAQPKLIDVASSEHQLVTEKFITACANGDIAALTAVLDPTVWGVGTVLADPAPPPQVNHGPHNVATNLLRYLGPGATLVTGPAGQPTVLAFADGRLFAAIVLTIRGALITKIEAVADPSAR, from the coding sequence ATGCAGCAACCACCCAGCGACCAGATAAGCGAGGCGTGGCGTCGGCACCGCCCGTATCTGATCAACCTCGGCTACCAGATACTCGGCGATGTCGGCGACGCCGAAGACGTTGCGCAGGAGGCATTTCTGCGGCTGTCGCGCACGGAGCCGGACGAGATCGACGATGTCCGGGGCTGGCTCACGGTGGTCACCAGCCGGCTGTGCCTGGACCAAGTGCGTTCGGCGCGAGCCCGCTACGAGCGCCCCACCGACACCGGCCAGCAGGCCTTGATCGACGAATCGCCACGCGCCGACCCGGCCGACCGGGTCACCCTCGACGACGAGGTCCGTGCCGCGCTGCTGGAGGTCCTGCGCAGGCTCAGCCCCGGCGAACGGGTGGCCTTCGTGCTGCACGACGTGTTCGGGGTGCCTTTCGACACCATCGCCGACACGGTGGGCCGTCCGGTCGGCACCTGCCGCCAGCTGGCGCGCCGCGCGCGGGCCAAATTCACTGGGGCACAACCGAAGTTGATCGACGTGGCCTCGTCCGAACACCAACTGGTCACCGAGAAATTCATCACCGCCTGCGCCAACGGCGACATCGCCGCCCTGACAGCCGTGCTGGATCCGACGGTGTGGGGCGTGGGCACCGTCCTCGCCGACCCGGCGCCGCCCCCGCAGGTCAACCACGGGCCGCACAACGTGGCCACCAACCTACTGCGCTATCTGGGGCCCGGGGCGACCTTGGTCACCGGACCCGCCGGGCAGCCGACCGTGCTGGCATTCGCGGACGGTCGGCTGTTCGCGGCCATCGTGCTGACCATCCGCGGCGCCCTCATCACCAAGATCGAGGCGGTGGCCGACCCGTCGGCGCGCTGA
- a CDS encoding MinD/ParA family ATP-binding protein, producing the protein MNERDEYLRDRVGPGRPPAYPPNAPQPPSPAFSPVGPAPQGRPAPPPGPPHQPAYPATGHGAPGPPPGGWSDSAFAPPLGNRPPLRADRGWRRLVESMTFGLVRLGPSRAQREEAQYEAAIRTVLHGNHKVGVLGKGGVGKTSVAASVGSIFAELRRQDRVVAIDADTAFGRLASRIDPESTNSFWELTADKNLHSYADVMARVGRNRAGLAVLGGEPAAGPRRVLDPAIYREAALRLDRHFAISVIDCGSTMDAPVTQEVLRDLDALIVVSSPWADGASAAAKTLDWLADHHLRGLLQRTIVVLNDSDGHADKRTRALLAREFVNHGQPVVEVPFDPHLRPGGVIDVSTEMAPETRLRVLQIAAMVTGYFAARPAESRNRPR; encoded by the coding sequence ATGAACGAGCGCGACGAATACCTCCGGGACCGCGTTGGGCCCGGCCGGCCGCCGGCTTACCCGCCCAACGCGCCGCAACCGCCGTCCCCGGCCTTTTCCCCCGTCGGCCCCGCGCCGCAGGGCCGGCCCGCGCCTCCTCCCGGTCCGCCGCACCAGCCGGCGTACCCGGCCACGGGTCACGGCGCGCCGGGTCCCCCGCCCGGTGGGTGGTCCGACTCGGCATTCGCGCCGCCGCTGGGCAACCGTCCGCCGCTGCGCGCCGACCGCGGCTGGCGGCGCCTCGTCGAGTCGATGACGTTCGGCCTGGTCAGGCTCGGTCCGTCGCGCGCGCAGCGCGAGGAGGCCCAGTACGAAGCGGCCATCCGGACGGTCCTGCACGGCAACCACAAGGTCGGTGTGCTGGGCAAAGGCGGCGTCGGAAAGACGTCGGTCGCCGCCAGCGTCGGGTCGATCTTCGCCGAACTGCGTCGACAGGATCGCGTCGTGGCGATCGACGCCGACACCGCCTTCGGGCGCCTGGCTAGCCGAATTGATCCGGAGTCGACCAACTCCTTCTGGGAATTGACCGCCGATAAGAACCTGCATTCCTACGCCGACGTGATGGCCCGCGTCGGCCGCAACCGCGCCGGGCTGGCGGTGCTGGGCGGCGAGCCGGCGGCGGGTCCACGCCGGGTGCTGGATCCGGCCATCTACCGCGAGGCGGCGTTGCGGCTGGATCGCCATTTCGCCATCTCGGTCATCGACTGCGGCTCGACGATGGACGCCCCGGTCACCCAGGAGGTCCTGCGGGACCTGGATGCGCTGATCGTGGTGTCCTCGCCGTGGGCCGACGGGGCCTCGGCGGCCGCCAAAACCTTGGATTGGCTGGCCGATCACCACCTGAGGGGCCTGCTGCAACGCACCATCGTGGTGCTCAACGACTCCGACGGGCATGCCGACAAGCGCACCCGGGCGCTGCTGGCTCGAGAGTTCGTCAACCACGGGCAACCGGTGGTCGAGGTGCCGTTCGATCCGCATCTGCGGCCCGGCGGGGTCATCGACGTGAGCACGGAAATGGCTCCGGAAACCCGGCTGCGAGTGCTGCAGATCGCGGCAATGGTGACGGGGTATTTCGCCGCGCGGCCCGCCGAGTCCCGCAACCGCCCTCGATAA